The following are encoded together in the Echeneis naucrates chromosome 9, fEcheNa1.1, whole genome shotgun sequence genome:
- the nipbla gene encoding nipped-B-like protein A isoform X1 — translation MNGDMPHVPITTLAGIASLTDLLNQLPLPSPLPATTTKSLLYNGRIAEEVTCLLGCRDENLASQLAHGLNQVSTEHIELKDNLGSDEPEGDAPLLLQTMLARNPGIFREKNVMQQPMVPPFKITQNSMHSPAQSANFQPAAISPSPTSRFVAPQTGSSSRYIGQQNSPVPSPYTPQSPATGYIQQYPHQQPPSYNQHQQIQQVSVASPMVPGGIRNIHEGKVSGQMANAANHHSDRHGTEDYLNIVHRLGNEEGDSAMRNPSFPLRSPQSGCSPAGSDGTPKSGSRPPLILQSPPPYVPSPREGGPDQKQQAQQRKKGPAVKEEKDMYDIVSSPNKDSTKLTLKLSRVKSNESDPPGEVVSGMDQNSDNLEPELGFQQVPVLQQNLGVRLQQQQLSQQGGASGLQPPSSPYDEAELDALAEIERIEREAASEKCSKEVQDKDKPLKKRKQDSFPLEPGAGGPAGPTGAPGSGSTGGGNAGKLTPQEATAAGNGASRPPLMVSIDLQQAGRADGQLDPCLAAPIPALEAQRWPEEPASGPAAVEGSDTALRLKPDGRPEVIKNRVDKHDSRREGRESSKHRHDEKSSERRGEMPKSSNRGEHGRDRDRDSDRDRRHRSETGGRDRRSPDSRCRSDRDRSGFRASSTGEPGRSSSRQDGSKPASSASGAKLPDSFPAQLLGGHSGALKNFQIPKIKRDKDTSGSTEGQMWGQPKVKLERLGLVQDFEKRPKPVVVLKKLSIDQIQRIIRHSKSGKNRISSGKSGKSGMDPAVLKELPPELLAEIESTMPLCERVKMNKRKRSTVNERPKYAEVSSDEDFDANGESARKRQRRDKDRSWEFEERERRGSGDHRKSGHRDSRRGSGSRYRDSSGEESPPPSMSEIARKMKMKEKQKKRKAYEPKLTQEELMDSSTFKRFLASIDNILENLEDVDFTTMADDDEIPQELLLGKHQLNELGSESAKIKAMGISSRIPSDKLVKLLNILEKNIQDGSKLSTMMNHDHDAEDEERLWRDLIMERVTKSADACLTALNIMTSAHMPKAVYIEDVIERVLQYTKFHLQNTLYPQYDPVYRVDPHGGGMLSSKAKRAKCSTHKQRVIVMLYNKVCDIVSNISELLEIQLLTDTTILQVSSMGITPFFVENVSELQLCAIKLVTAVFSRYEKHRQLILEEIFTSLARLPTSKRSLRNFRLNSSDQDGEPMYIQMVTALVLQLIQCVVHLPSDKDTFEEYDTKVDQDVLITNSYETAMRTAQNFLSVFLKKCGSKQGEEDYRPLFENFVQDLLSTVNKPEWPAAELLLSLLGRLLVHQFSNKQTEMALRVASLDYLGTVAARLRKDAVTSKMDQRSIDRILQQSPGSDETQQLQKALLDYLEENAETDASLVFARKFYIAQWFRDATTEAEKSMRNQNPKDEDSSDGPQHAKEVESTGEIMQRAEKRKKFLRNVIKTTPAHFATLKMNSDTVDYEDSCLIVRYLASMRPFAQSFDIYLTQILRVLGESAIAVRTKAMKCLSEVVAVDPSILARSDMQRGVHGRLMDNSTSVREAAVELLGKFVLSRPQLTEQYYDMLIERILDTGISVRKRVIKILRDICLEQPTFSKITEMCVRMIRRVNDEEGIKKLVNETFQKLWFTPTPAHDKETMTRKILNITDVVAACRDTGYDWFEQLLQNLLKSEEDASYKPAKKACVQLVDNLVEHILKYEESLAENKGVNSTRLVACITTLYLFSKIRAQLMVKHAMTMQPYLTTKCNTANDFMVICNVAKILELVVPLMEHPSETFLATIEEDLMKLIIKYGMTVVQHCVSCLGAVVNKVTHNYKFVWACFNRFYGALNKLKIQHQEDPNSATLVANKPFLLRSLFTVGALARHFDFDLEEFKGTNKVVIKEKVLELLLYFTKHEDEEVKTKAIIGLGFLVIMHPSQMFVPEVKTLYNGILADSSSSINLKIQILKNLQTYLQEEDTRMQEADREWKKLSKQEDLKEMGDISSGMSSSIMQLYLKQVLEAFFHTQSSVRHFALNVIALTLNQGLIHPVQCVPYLIAMGTDPEPSMRNKADQQLVEIDKKYTGFIHMKAVAGMKMSYNLQQAIDLSHKSIIRGFRQDETHSALCSHLFTMIRGNRQHRRAFLISLLNLFDDSAKTEVNMLLFIADNLACFPYQSQEEPLFIMHHIDITLSVSGSNLLQTFKELLLKEPRRKEKKVKKEWKNVSDGEDEEERMNCSFPRSDDEENVQSDNDNDDDVVRRPKKVKKPVAATESSESDSDLEDLDVEDVEKVMRLLPDNPTSLLDFANAVQGILLLLVLKQHLKNQYGFSDSKIQKYSPTESAKVYDKAVNRKSNIHFHPRQTVDFICNNMAHATLTDDIKKRIVKQYLDFKVLMEHLDPDEEDEEGEASASANIRNKAINALLGGSGPMSGPSPRNQAGPETDDDDSDGDERTPGSSRKSRRAGDSSDPGRMSEAVEAMDVIALCCPKYKDRPQIARVINKTSSGYSIHWMAGSYSGPWAEAKKRDGRKLVPWVDTIKESDIIYKKIALTSNHKLSNKVVQTLRSLYAAREGGAS, via the exons CCGGTTTGTGGCGCCCCAGACTGGATCCAGTAGCCGGTATATAGGCCAACAGAACAGTCCAGTACCAAGCCCCTACACTCCCCAGAGCCCTGCCACTGGTTACATACAGCAGTATCCCCACCAACAACCACCCAGCTATAACCAACACCAACAGATACAACAAG TGTCTGTAGCCAGTCCCATGGTTCCAGGTGGCATAAGAAATATCCATGAGGGCAAAGTTTCGGGTCAAATGGCCAACGCGGCCAACCATCACTCAGACAGACATGGCACTGAGGACTACCTTAATATTGTACACCGACTGGGCAATGAG GAGGGTGACTCTGCCATGAGGAatccttcctttcctctgagGTCTCCACAGTCCGGCTGTTCCCCAGCAGGGAGTGATGGAACACCCAAAT CAGGTTCTCGCCCCCCACTGATTCTACAGTCACCACCTCCCTATGTGCCCTCGCCAAGGGAGGGAGGACCTGACCAGAAGCAGCAGGCCCAGCAAAGGAAGAAAGGCCCAGCggtcaaagaggaaaaagacatGTATGACATTGTTAGCTCTCCAAATAAGGACTCTACAAAACTTACCCTCAAACTGTCCAGGGTCAAATCAAATGAGTCCGATCCTCCAG GTGAGGTTGTTTCTGGTATGGACCAGAACTCCGACAATTTGGAACCAGAACTGGGCTTTCAGcaggtgcctgttcttcagCAAAATTTAGGAGTCCGgttgcaacagcagcagctttcccAGCAAGGTGGTGCCAGTGGCCTTCAGCCTCCCAGTTCCCCTTACGATGAGGCAGAGCTGGATGCCCTTGCTGAAATTGAAAGGATAGAACGAGAAGCAGCTAGTGAGAAGTGCTCCAAAGAAGTGCAAGATAAAG ACAAGCCACTTAAGAAGAGGAAACAGGATTCTTTTCCATTGGAGCCAGGAGCAGGGGGACCAGCTGGTCCCACAGGTGCCCCAGGGAGTGGATCAACAGGCGGTGGCAATGCAGGAAAACTTACCCCACAAGAGGCTACAGCAGCTGGGAACGGTGCCAGCCGCCCTCCCCTCATGGTGAGCATCGACCTCCAGCAGGCAGGCCGAGCTGATGGCCAGCTTGACCCCTGTCTGGCTGCCCCTATTCCAGCCCTAGAGGCCCAACGTTGGCCAGAAGAACCAGCTAGTGGGCCAGCTGCAGTGGAGGGTTCCGACACAGCTTTGCGGTTGAAACCAGATGGACGACCGGAAGTCATCAAGAATCGAGTCGATAAACAtgacagcaggagagaaggGCGAGAATCATCAAAGCACCGGCATGATGAGAAATCCTCAGAGAGACGAGGAGAGATGCCAAAGTCATCTAACAGAGGGGAACATGGACGAGACAGGGATAGAGATTCTGACAGAGATAGGAGGCATCGGAGTGAGACTGGTGGTCGAGACCGACGCTCCCCTGACTCTCGCTGCCGAAGTGACCGAGATAGGTCTGGCTTCCGGGCTTCTTCTACAGGAGAGCCTGGTCGGAGCAGCAGTAGGCAAGATGGTTCCAAACCAGCCTCTTCTGCTTCTGGTGCTAAACTTCCAGATTCTTTCCCTGCTCAGCTCCTGGGAGGGCATAGTGGCGCACTGAAGAACTTCCAGATCCCCAAG attaaACGCGATAAGGACACCAGTGGATCAACTGAAGGTCAAATGTGGGGCCAGCCCAAGGTGAAATTAGAGAGGCTGGGATTGGTACAAGACTTTGAAAAAAGGCCCAAGCCTGTTGTAGTTCTCAAAAAGCTCTCCATTGATCAGATCCAGAGGATCATCCGGCACAGCAAGTCAGGAAAGAACAGGATCTCATCAGGAAAGTCTGGCAAAA GTGGTATGGACCCAGCAGTTCTAAAGGAGCTGCCACCAGAGCTGCTTGCAGAGATTGAGTCAACCATGCCCCTGTGTGAAAGAGTAAAGATGAACAAGAGGAAACGAAGCACTGTAAATGAAAGGCCCAAGTACGCCGAGGTCAGCTCGGATGAAGACTTTGATGCAAATGGGGAGT CTGCAAGGAAGCGGCAACGCCGAGACAAAGACAGGTCATGGGAGTTTGAAGAAAGAGAGCGTCGGGGTTCAGGGGATCATCGGAAAAGTGGGCACCGGGACAGCAGACGAGGCTCAGGCAGTCGCTACAGAGACTCCTCTGGAGAAGAGTCACCACCACCCAGCATGAGTGAAA ttgccagaaaaatgaagatgaaggagaagcagaagaaacgGAAAGCATATGAACCCAAACTGACTCAAGAAGAGTTGATGGACTCGTCCACATTCAAGAGGTTCTTAGCAAGCATCGACAACATACTAGAGAATCTGGAGGATGTGGATTTCACTACCATGG cagatgatgatgagatACCTCAGGAACTGCTGCTCGGTAAACACCAGTTGAATGAGCTGGGCAGCGAGTCCGCCAAGATTAAGGCCATGGGCATCTCCAGCAGG atCCCATCAGACAAACTAGTGAAACTGCTGAACATTCTGGAAAAGAACATCCAGGATGGGTCCAAACTCTCCACAATGATGAACCAC GACCATGATGCCGAAGATGAGGAGAGACTTTGGAGAGACCTAATAATGGAAAGAGTCACAAAGTCAGCAGATGCCTGTTTGACAGCTCTTAACATTATGACCTCAGCGCACATGCCAAAGGCTGTCTACATAGAGGACGTCATAGAGCGGGTGCTACAGTACACCAAGTTCCATCTTCAGAACACACTGTATCCACAGTATGACCCAGTCTACAGGGTGGACCCACATGGAG GTGGCATGTTGAGCTCCAAGGCAAAGCGTGCAAAATGCTCCACACATAAGCAACGGGTGATTGTCATGTTGTACAACAAAGTGTGCGACATTGTCAGCAACATTTCTGAGCTTTTAGAGATCCAACTACTGACAGACACCACAATCCTCcag gtttctTCCATGGGGATTACGCCATTCTTTGTGGAGAATgtcagtgagctgcagctgtgtgccATTAAACTTGTTACAGCA GTGTTCTCACGTTATGAGAAGCATCGGCAGCTGATCTTGGAGGAGATCTTTACCTCTTTGGCCAGACTGCCCACCAGCAAACGCTCCCTCAGGAATTTCAG ACTGAACAGCTCAGATCAGGATGGAGAGCCGATGTACATCCAGATGGTGACAGCTctggtgctgcagctgattcagtGTGTAGTCCACCTTCCCAGTGACAAAGACACTTTTGAAGAGTATGACACAAAG gtGGATCAAGATGTGTTGATTACCAACTCATATGAGACAGCAATGAGAACAGCACAAAACTTCCTCTCAGTCTTCCTCAAAAA GTGTGGCAGCAAGCAAGGAGAAGAAGATTACCGGCCATTGTTTGAGAACTTTGTCCAAGATCTGCTCTCAACAGTCAACAAACCAGAGTGGCCAGCTGCTGAACTGCTGCTCAGTCTGCTCGGCAGACTACTG GTACACCAGTTCAGTAATAAACAGACTGAGATGGCTCTGAGAGTAGCTTCCCTAGACTACCTGGGTACAGTGGCTGCCCGACTAAGAAAGGATGCAGTCACCAGCAAGATGGACCAGAGATCAATTGATCGTATTCTACAACAG TCCCCAGGTAGTgatgaaacacagcagctccagAAGGCTCTGCTGGACTACTTGGAGGAGAATGCTGAGACAGATGCCTCACTGGTG TTTGCCAGAAAATTTTACATTGCTCAGTGGTTTCGGGACGCCACCACAGAAGCTGAGAAGTCCATGCGGAACCAGAATCCAAAGGATGAAGACTCATCGGACGGACCACAACATGCCAAGGAGGTGGAGAGTACTGGTGAAATCATGCAGCGTGCTGAGAAGCGCAAGAAGTTTCTGCGCAATGTCATCAAGACCACGCCAGCTCATTTCGCTACACTGAA AATGAACTCTGACACTGTGGATTATGAAGACTCCTGTCTGATTGTGCGTTATTTGGCCTCCATGAGGCCGTTCGCCCAGagctttgatatttatttaacacaG ATCTTGCGAGTCCTTGGAGAAAGTGCCATCGCTGTAAGGACTAAAGCCATGAAATGTCTCTCTGAGGTTGTAGCTGTGGACCCCAGCATATTGGCAAGG TCTGACATGCAGCGTGGCGTCCATGGTCGTTTGATGGACAACTCCACAAGCGTGAGAGAGGCAGCTGTTGAGCTGCTTGGTAAATTTGTTCTCAGCAGACCCCAACTCACTGAACAGTACTATGACATGCTCATAGAGAGGATACTG GACACTGGTATCAGTGTAAGGAAACGAGTGATTAAGATCCTCAGAGACATCTGTCTGGAGCAGCCAACTTTCAGTAAGATTACTGAGATGTGTGTGAGGATGATCCGTAGGGTCAATGACGAAGAAGGCATCAAG AAATTGGTGAATGAGACATTCCAGAAGTTGTGGTTTACTCCAACCCCAGCCCATGACAAAGAGACTATGACCAGAAAGATCCTGAACATCACTGATGTG GTTGCAGCATGTCGAGACACAGGTTATGACTGGTTTGAGCAACTCCTTCAAAAT CTTCTCAAGTCTGAGGAGGATGCATCATATAAACCAGCCAAAAAGGCCTGTGTTCAGCTAGTTGACAATCTGGTAGAACACATCCTCAAATATGAGGAGTCTCTTGCAG agAACAAAGGTGTAAACTCAACACGACTAGTGGCATGCATTACCACCTTGTACTTGTTCAGCAAGATCAGGGCCCAGCTCATGGTTAAACATGCCATGACCATGCAGCCGTATCTTACCACAAAGTGTAAT ACTGCCAATGACTTCATGGTCATCTGTAATGTGGCAAAGATCTTGGAACTTGTGGTACCACTGATGGAGCACCCCAGTGAAACTTTCCTCGCCACCATTGAAGAAGACCTTATGAAGCTCATCATCAAATATGGCATGACT GTGGTCCAGCACTGTGTGAGCTGTCTTGGAGCTGTTGTCAACAAAGTGACGCACAACTACAAATTTGTCTGGGCTTGCTTTAACAGATTCTATG gtgcaCTTAACAAACTCAAGATCCAGCATCAGGAAGATCCTAACAGCGCAACCTTGGTAGCAAACAAGCCTTTCCTGCTGCGATCACTTTTCACTGTAGGTGCGCTGGCCCGACACTTTGATTTTGATCTGGAGGAATTCAAGGGTACTAACAAG GTTGTTATCAAGGAGAAAGTTCTCGAGCTACTGCTATACTTCACCAAACATGAAGATGAGGAGGTCAAGACTAAAGCCATCATCGGCTTAG GATTCCTTGTGATCATGCATCCCAGCCAAATGTTTGTGCCTGAGGTGAAGACCTTGTACAATGGCATTCTGGCTGATAGTTCCTCCTCCATCAACCTCAAAATCCAGATCCTCAAAAATCTCCAGACATACCTTCAGGAGGAGGATACACGGATGCAAGAAGCAGACAGAGaat GGAAAAAACTGTCCAAACAGGAGGATCTGAAGGAGATGGGAGATATCTCTTCAGGGATGAGCAGCTCCATCATGCAGCTTTATCTAAAACAGGTGTTGGAGGCATTCTTCCACACCCAGTCCAGTGTACGGCACTTTGCTCTAAATGTCATAGCTCTCACGCTCAACCAAGGTCTTATCCATCCTGTACAG TGTGTACCCTACCTCATTGCAATGGGAACAGACCCAGAGCCCAGCATGAGGAACAAAGCTGACCAGCAATTGGTGGAAATTGACAAGAAGTACACAGGATTCATTCAT ATGAAGGCAGTTGCTGGGATGAAGATGTCATACAATTTACAGCAGGCCATTGATTTGTCTCACAAAAGCATCATAAGAGGTTTCAGGCAGGACGAGACACACTCAGCTCTCTGCTCCCACCTCTTCACTATGATCCGGGGCAACCGCCAGCACCGCAGGGCTTTCCTCATCTCACTGCTGAACCTCTTTGATGACAGTGCT aAGACAGAAGTGAACATGCTGCTGTTTATCGCAGACAACCTCGCTTGTTTCCCATACCAGAGCCAGGAGGAGCCTCTCTTCATCATGCATCACATAGACATCACCCTGTCTGTTTCTGGTAGTAACTTGTTGCAAACCTTTAAAGAG CTTCTGTTAAAGGAGCCAAGGCGTAAGGAGAAGAAAGTAAAGAAGGAATGGAAGAATGTATCAGATGGAGAAGACGAAGAGGAAAGGATGAACTGCAGCTTCCCCAGAAGCGACGatgaagaaaatgttcaaaGTGACAATGATAATGATGACGATGTGGTACGCCGGCCTAAAAAGGTTAAGAAACCTGTTGCagccacagagagctcagagtcAGACTCTGATCTTGAGGATTTGGATGTGGAGGATGTGGAAAAAGTAATGAGACTCCTCCCAGACAATCCCACAAGTCTCTTAGACTTTGCCAATGCTGTTCAGGGTATCCTGTTGCTGCTGGTACTCAAACAGCATCTGAAGAACCAGTATGGATTCTCTGACAG TAAAATTCAGAAGTACTCTCCAACAGAGTCAGCCAAGGTGTACGATAAGGCAGTGAATAGAAAAAGCAACATTCACTTCCACCCACGACAAACTGTTGACTTCATCTGCAATAACATGGCTCATGCCACACTGACGGATGATATCAAAAAGCGGATAGTCAAACAGTACCTAGAT TTTAAGGTTCTGATGGAACATTTGGACCCAgacgaggaggacgaggagggaGAAGCGTCTGCCAGCGCTAACATCAGAAACAAAGCCATAAACGCCCTTCTGGGAGGGTCTGGCCCCATGTCAGGACCCAGTCCACGGAATCAAGCAGGACCAGAGACAGATGATGACGATAGTGATGGTGATGAAAGGACCCCAGGG TCTTCTCGAAAGTCAAGGCGAGCAGGTGACTCCTCGGACCCAGGCCGTATGAGTGAAGCAGTGGAGGCTATGGATGTGATTGCCCTTTGCTGCCCCAAATACAAGGATCGACCGCAAATAGCTCGAGTCATCAACAAGACCTCCAGCGGATACAGCATCCATTGGATGGCAGGCTCCTACTCAGGACCCTGGGCAGAGGCTAAGAAACGTGATGGTCGCAAACTCGTGCCTTGGGTGGACACTATTAAGGAGTCGGATATCATTTACAAGAAGATTGCCTTGACCAGCAACCACAAACTGAGCAACAAAGTAGTACAGACTTTACGCTCACTGTATGCAGCGCGGGAAGGAGGGGCTAGCTAA